A stretch of Methanobrevibacter sp. YE315 DNA encodes these proteins:
- a CDS encoding carboxymuconolactone decarboxylase family protein — MNRYEKGKEVLESIQERPLEEIFEVIDDIAPDMSRFVVEFPYYEIYTRKEVDLKTRELCTVAALTVLGTIPQLKDHINAALNVGNSTTEIVEIIMQMSAYAGFPKAINGIVAAKEVFAERDLLSD, encoded by the coding sequence AATCAATTCAGGAAAGACCTTTAGAGGAAATTTTTGAAGTAATTGATGATATTGCTCCGGACATGTCCAGATTTGTTGTTGAATTCCCTTATTATGAAATATACACAAGAAAAGAGGTCGATTTAAAGACCAGGGAATTGTGCACTGTTGCAGCATTAACAGTTCTTGGAACAATCCCTCAGCTTAAAGACCATATAAACGCGGCACTTAATGTAGGAAACTCCACTACAGAGATAGTTGAAATAATTATGCAGATGAGTGCATATGCAGGTTTTCCAAAAGCCATTAACGGCATTGTGGCTGCAAAGGAAGTGTTTGCAGAAAGGGATTTGCTGAGTGATTAG